From the genome of Ziziphus jujuba cultivar Dongzao chromosome 6, ASM3175591v1, one region includes:
- the LOC107431028 gene encoding disease resistance protein At4g27190 isoform X1 yields the protein MEFLSIIVGKIADYTIEPVARQVGYVRKLKTNVENLKDEVDKLVDAKERVQHSVDEALRKCHKIHADVEKWLKKVNEMIAEASEFLEDENQVKKECLFGLCPNLISRYRPSRKAIKLAQKVVEIPKGGAFSSVSYTTPPEDIWTSSVGYYQAFESRLLVVTKIMKELTDSNNHRIGVYGMAGVGKTTLVKEIAMRAEEQKLFKVAKVEVRQDTDLNRIQKEIAEKFGLELNENLTIAGRARLLTDYIKKNKNVLVILDDVWEMLELEKLGLPFGICKVLLTSRRRDLLSSEFGTQKEFLLKVLKEEESWSLFENIVADDVKDLDIRDTAIQVSKRCAGLPILVVTLAKALRGKSLHSWKDALRLQKMCEGKEIQEKAYSGIEWSYNHLEGEEVKSLFLIFGMLGQHNFFYDLLKYTKGMDLSLFEGINTMEEAHSRLHSLVDKLKDSCLLLDTADREWIEMHDLIRDVAIKIASRDQCFLSLVDGDEFNDWPNKVFLEKCTLISFDRINIPKLPEQLECPKLQLFQLCPTKKLLPIPHNFFKEMKELKVLDLTKICMQSLPPSIHFLKNLQTLCLDQCELRNIAMVGELRSLEILSFVGSKFKLLPKEIGQLTRLRVLDLRVCSQLEVIHPNVLSSLTKLEELRMNNNFIEWEIEDVSNISERSNASLSELKHLSNLTRLDANVKELSINCFSEKLVNFKICIGDVWNWFVKYETSNTLKLKLSQTNQLDKGLQTLMKKSEELYLDVLDGATDIVDQLDADGFPRLKYLHVQNNPEILQIVNCWSSSPIAFPNLGSLSLCNLVSLESICSGQLPCGSFKHLTNIEVKKCPKLKNLFSFSTVLHFLQLQEIKVVDCNNMKVIVDKKEEHFEAQVNDCIEYFQLQSLTLQSLPNFTCFVSNNNRNITRFKEIIPNDETADAMELFNHKEQVAFPKLVENLTSLIVDGCGGLRFLSSFSMAINFVQLKKLRICRCQNMVEIISTEEYNGIEEKILDNTFPKLESLELDTLANLETFCSSATYLKFSCLNSLIIKDCTKLGPFILDRMSKSIRDASVHYLFDEKVGFPCLEELVIKGLHKLTTLWHTQLDPNSFCKLREIFVEDCQSLIHVLVPRILKRLESSVQVLNIRNCDSLEAVFNVKETDDALLSPQLALIFSCRNPCEVQIVNCRSLKNVFPAFIARHRNLEKLQKLKIQNCEMLEQIVGEEVGVEGEAITPKFVFPSAKYVFLYNLPQLRSFYPGIHTSKWPSLIHFGVYKCDKLEMLAAESSCFQRHHQLDMPTYNQVFFLYEKDSFSNLEALVLDIKETSCGSLPVVDFFKIKYLVLYYQHITSAVPPSVLFRKCRNLETLDVNDGNFEEIYIHEGSLDGEKHLDGTLTSLKHLKIFGMNKLKHVWKDNSHLAGPVFPNLETLAVDDCPRLKNIVSPAISFRNIVELQVTNCDGMKHLITYSVAKSVINLKKMTVQNCQRMIEIVASDDDQGDGENEITFSRLEYLELSDLPNLKGFCSRNYNVIFPFFMTVSVSRCIKMKISFDGVLLNDSKREKVQIIENEGNDDDNNDDNCRGSGGGDDHNSDNDDDDDNATISCMMNEKK from the exons ATGGAATTTTTGTCCATAATTGTTGGAAAAATTGCTGACTACACTATAGAACCGGTTGCACGGCAAGTGGGTTATGTAAGAAAATTGAAAACGAATGTTGAGAATCTAAAGGATGAAGTTGACAAGTTGGTTGATGCTAAAGAAAGGGTCCAACACTCTGTTGATGAAGCATTAAGAAAATGCCACAAAATCCATGCTGACGTTGAGAAGTGGCTGAAAAAGGTAAATGAGATGATTGCAGAGGCAAGCGAATTCCTGGAAGATGAAAACCAAGTAAAGAAGGAGTGTCTTTTCGGGTTGTGTCCAAATTTGATTTCCCGTTATCGTCCAAGCAGGAAAGCAATAAAATTGGCACAAAAGGTTGTTGAGATCCCAAAAGGAGGAGCGTTTTCCAGTGTTTCATATACCACTCCCCCAGAGGATATATGGACAAGTAGTGTTGGGTACTACCAGGCTTTTGAATCAAGGTTATTAGTTGTCACTAAAATTATGAAGGAACTCACGGATTCTAACAACCACAGGATTGGGGTATATGGAATGGCTGGTGTTGGAAAGACCACACTCGTCAAAGAAATTGCTATGCGAGCAGAGGAGCAGAAGTTATTTAAAGTGGCCAAAGTTGAAGTGAGACAAGATACAGATTTGAACagaattcaaaaagaaattgctGAGAAGTTTGGTCTGGAGCTTAATGAAAATCTCACTATAGCAGGACGAGCGCGCCTTCTAACCGACTACattaagaaaaacaagaacGTTCTTGTAATTCTGGATGATGTTTGGGAAATGCTAGAGTTGGAAAAATTGGGACTTCCATTTGGGATATGTAAAGTTCTGTTAACTTCCAGAAGAAGAGATTTGTTATCCTCTGAGTTTGGCACGCAGAAAGAGTTCcttctcaaagttttaaaggaagaagaaagttgGAGTTTGTTTGAGAATATAGTAGCTGATGATGTTAAGGACCTTGATATTCGAGACACAGCAATTCAAGTATCCAAAAGATGTGCAGGATTGCCAATTTTAGTCGTGACACTTGCAAAAGCATTGAGAGGTAAAAGCCTGCACTCATGGAAGGATGCTTTGAGACTTCAAAAAATGTGTGAAGGAAAAGAGATACAAGAAAAAGCATACTCGGGCATTGAATGGAGTTACAATCATTTGGAAGGTGAGGAAGTAAAGTCATTGTTTTTGATCTTTGGTATGCTTGGGCAACACAACTTCTTTTACGACTTGTTGAAATATACAAAGGGAATGGATTTGAGTTTGTTTGAAGGCATCAATACAATGGAAGAAGCACACAGTAGATTGCATTCATTGGTTGATAAACTCAAAGACTCTTGTTTGTTGCTAGATACTGCAGATAGAGAATGGATCGAAATGCATGATCTTATACGTGATGTTGCTATAAAAATTGCATCTAGAGATCAGTGTTTCTTATCATTAGTAGATGGAGATGAATTCAATGATTGGCCAAACAAAGTATTCCTTGAAAAGTGCACCTTAATATCTTTCGATAGGATCAATATTCCTAAGCTTCCTGAACAGTTGGAATGCCCAAAGCTACAACTCTTCCAATTGTGTCCCACTAAAAAATTACTGCCAATTCCACATAACTTTTTTAAGGAGATGAAAGAACTCAAAGTTTTAGATTTAACCAAAATCTGTATGCAATCACTCCCTCCAtctattcattttttaaaaaatctgcaAACATTGTGTCTAGATCAGTGTGAATTGAGGAATATAGCCATGGTTGGTGAACTAAGGAGCTTGGAAATTCTTAGCTTTGTGGGATCCAAGTTTAAGCTGTTACCCAAAGAAATAGGCCAGTTGACTCGACTACGGGTATTGGATTTGAGAGTTTGCTCTCAACTTGAAGTGATTCATCCGAATGTTTTATCAAGCTTGACAAAATTAGAAGAATTGCGGATGAATAACAACTTCATCGAGTGGGAGATTGAAGATGTCAGTAATATCAGTGAAAGAAGCAATGCTAGCCTTTCAGAGCTAAAGCACTTGTCTAACCTGACCAGGTTAGATGCAAATGTTAAGGAGTTATCAATTAACTGTTTCTCTGAAAAGTTGGTAAATTTCAAGATATGTATTGGCGATGTTTGGAATTGGTTTGTAAAATATGAAACTTCAAATACGCTGAAGCTTAAGCTCTCTCAAACCAATCAATTGGACAAAGGTCTTCAAACACTGATGAAAAAGTCTGAAGAATTGTACTTGGATGTATTGGATGGAGCTACTGATATTGTTGATCAACTAGATGCGGATGGTTTTCCACGACTGAAATATCTCCACGTCCAAAATAATCCTGAAATTTTACAGATTGTGAACTGCTGGAGTTCTTCTCCTATTGCATTCCCCAACTTAGGGTCATTATCTCTATGCAACCTTGTGAGTTTGGAAAGTATATGCTCTGGCCAACTACCATGCGGGTCTTTTAAACACTTAACAAACATAGAAGTGAAAAAGTGTCCCAAATTGAAGAACCTATTTTCGTTTTCTACTGTCCTACACTTTCTGCAGCTTCAAGAAATAAAAGTGGTTGATTGCAACAACATGAAAGTGATTGTTGATAAAAAGGAAGAACATTTTGAGGCTCAAGTAAATGATTGCATTGAATATTTTCAATTACAATCTTTAACACTGCAAAGTCTACCAAACTTTACTTGTTTTGTctcaaataataatagaaatatcacAAGATTCAAAGAGATCATTCCGAATGATGAGACCGCTGATGCCATGGAACTTTTCAATCATAAG GAACAGGTTGCGTTCCCCAAGCTTGTTGAAAACTTAACGAGTTTGATCGTGGATGGCTGTGGTGGTTTAAGATTCTTGTCCTCGTTTTCCATGGCAATAAACTTTGTGCAACTCAAAAAGCTTCGGATATGCAGATGCCAAAATATGGTGGAGATAATATCAACAGAAGAATATAATGGCATTGAAGAAAAGATATTGGATAATACGTTTCCCAAACTAGAATCTCTGGAGCTCGACACTCTTGCAAACTTGGAAACATTCTGCTCATCAGCAACTTATCTCAAATTTTCATGTTTGAATTCCTTGATTATAAAGGACTGCACAAAGCTGGGGCCATTTATCCTCGACCGCATGAGCAAAAGTATTAGAGATGCTTCTGTTCACTATTTGTTTGACGAAAag GTTGGTtttccttgcttggaggaatTGGTTATCAAAGGCCTGCATAAATTGACGACCTTATGGCACACGCAACTTGATCCAAATTCATTTTGCAAACTCAGAGAAATCTTTGTTGAGGATTGCCAAAGTTTAATACATGTTCTCGTGCCCCGTATACTAAAAAGATTGGAAAGTAGTGTACAGGTTTTAAATATAAGGAATTGTGATTCATTGGAAGCGGTATTTAATGTCAAAGAAACAGATGATGCACTATTATCGCCTCAGTTGGCATTAATTTTCAGCTGTCGAAATCCTTGTGAAGTTCAAATAGTCAATTGTAGAAGTCTGAAAAATGTATTCCCAGCCTTCATTGCCAGACATAGAAATCTTGAGAAGCTGCAGAAGTTGAAGATTCAGAATTGTGAGATGTTGGAGCAAATCGTTGGTGAAGAAGTGGGAGTAGAAGGAGAAGCAATCACGCCTAAGTTTGTATTTCCAAGTGCAAAGTATGTATTCCTCTACAATCTGCCACAGCTCAGGAGTTTCTATCCGGGGATTCATACTTCCAAGTGGCCGTCACTCATTCACTTTGGGGTATATAAGTGTGACAAACTAGAGATGCTGGCTGCGGAATCTTCATGTTTTCAGCGACATCATCAATTGGATATGCCAACCTATAATCAAGTATTCTTTTTATACGAAAAG GATTCGTTCTCCAATTTGGAAGCCCTAGTATTGGATATAAAGGAGACATCGTGTGGTTCACTCCCAGTAGTAGACTTCTTCAAAATAAAGTATCTTGTCCTTTACTACCAACACATTACATCGGCTGTTCCTCCGTCTGTTTTATTTCGGAAATGTCGCAATCTTGAAACACTTGATGTGAACGatggaaattttgaagaaatataTATCCACGAAGGATCTTTGGATGGGGAGAAACATCTAGATGGGACTCTGACAAGCTTAAAACATCTCAAGATTTTTGGAATGAACAAGCTGAAGCATGTATGGAAAGACAACTCCCATCTTGCAGGACCAGTTTTCCCTAATTTGGAAACTCTAGCAGTGGATGACTGCCCAAGACTAAAGAATATAGTTTCACCTGCTATATCCTTCCGTAATATTGTGGAATTGCAAGTAACCAACTGCGATGGAATGAAGCATTTGATCACATATTCAGTGGCTAAAAGCGTCATCAATCTTAAAAAAATGACAGTCCAAAACTGTCAAAGAATGATAGAAATTGTTGCAAGTGATGACGACCAAGGGGATGgagaaaatgaaattacttTTAGTCGGTTGGAATATTTGGAACTTTCTGACCTACCAAATCTGAAGGGCTTTTGCTCTCGGAATTACAATGTCATATTCCCATTCTTTATGACCGTATCAGTGTCACGCTGCATAAAGATGAAGATTTCTTTTGATGGAGTACTTCTAAATGATTCAAAACGAGAAAAAGttcaaataatagaaaatgAAGGTAATGATGATGACAACAACGATGATAACTGTCgtggtagtggtggtggtgatgatcATAACAGtgacaatgatgatgatgatgataatgctaC TATATCATGTATGATGAACGAGAAGAAATAA
- the LOC107431028 gene encoding disease resistance protein At4g27190 isoform X2 — protein sequence MEFLSIIVGKIADYTIEPVARQVGYVRKLKTNVENLKDEVDKLVDAKERVQHSVDEALRKCHKIHADVEKWLKKVNEMIAEASEFLEDENQVKKECLFGLCPNLISRYRPSRKAIKLAQKVVEIPKGGAFSSVSYTTPPEDIWTSSVGYYQAFESRLLVVTKIMKELTDSNNHRIGVYGMAGVGKTTLVKEIAMRAEEQKLFKVAKVEVRQDTDLNRIQKEIAEKFGLELNENLTIAGRARLLTDYIKKNKNVLVILDDVWEMLELEKLGLPFGICKVLLTSRRRDLLSSEFGTQKEFLLKVLKEEESWSLFENIVADDVKDLDIRDTAIQVSKRCAGLPILVVTLAKALRGKSLHSWKDALRLQKMCEGKEIQEKAYSGIEWSYNHLEGEEVKSLFLIFGMLGQHNFFYDLLKYTKGMDLSLFEGINTMEEAHSRLHSLVDKLKDSCLLLDTADREWIEMHDLIRDVAIKIASRDQCFLSLVDGDEFNDWPNKVFLEKCTLISFDRINIPKLPEQLECPKLQLFQLCPTKKLLPIPHNFFKEMKELKVLDLTKICMQSLPPSIHFLKNLQTLCLDQCELRNIAMVGELRSLEILSFVGSKFKLLPKEIGQLTRLRVLDLRVCSQLEVIHPNVLSSLTKLEELRMNNNFIEWEIEDVSNISERSNASLSELKHLSNLTRLDANVKELSINCFSEKLVNFKICIGDVWNWFVKYETSNTLKLKLSQTNQLDKGLQTLMKKSEELYLDVLDGATDIVDQLDADGFPRLKYLHVQNNPEILQIVNCWSSSPIAFPNLGSLSLCNLVSLESICSGQLPCGSFKHLTNIEVKKCPKLKNLFSFSTVLHFLQLQEIKVVDCNNMKVIVDKKEEHFEAQVNDCIEYFQLQSLTLQSLPNFTCFVSNNNRNITRFKEIIPNDETADAMELFNHKVAFPKLVENLTSLIVDGCGGLRFLSSFSMAINFVQLKKLRICRCQNMVEIISTEEYNGIEEKILDNTFPKLESLELDTLANLETFCSSATYLKFSCLNSLIIKDCTKLGPFILDRMSKSIRDASVHYLFDEKVGFPCLEELVIKGLHKLTTLWHTQLDPNSFCKLREIFVEDCQSLIHVLVPRILKRLESSVQVLNIRNCDSLEAVFNVKETDDALLSPQLALIFSCRNPCEVQIVNCRSLKNVFPAFIARHRNLEKLQKLKIQNCEMLEQIVGEEVGVEGEAITPKFVFPSAKYVFLYNLPQLRSFYPGIHTSKWPSLIHFGVYKCDKLEMLAAESSCFQRHHQLDMPTYNQVFFLYEKDSFSNLEALVLDIKETSCGSLPVVDFFKIKYLVLYYQHITSAVPPSVLFRKCRNLETLDVNDGNFEEIYIHEGSLDGEKHLDGTLTSLKHLKIFGMNKLKHVWKDNSHLAGPVFPNLETLAVDDCPRLKNIVSPAISFRNIVELQVTNCDGMKHLITYSVAKSVINLKKMTVQNCQRMIEIVASDDDQGDGENEITFSRLEYLELSDLPNLKGFCSRNYNVIFPFFMTVSVSRCIKMKISFDGVLLNDSKREKVQIIENEGNDDDNNDDNCRGSGGGDDHNSDNDDDDDNATISCMMNEKK from the exons ATGGAATTTTTGTCCATAATTGTTGGAAAAATTGCTGACTACACTATAGAACCGGTTGCACGGCAAGTGGGTTATGTAAGAAAATTGAAAACGAATGTTGAGAATCTAAAGGATGAAGTTGACAAGTTGGTTGATGCTAAAGAAAGGGTCCAACACTCTGTTGATGAAGCATTAAGAAAATGCCACAAAATCCATGCTGACGTTGAGAAGTGGCTGAAAAAGGTAAATGAGATGATTGCAGAGGCAAGCGAATTCCTGGAAGATGAAAACCAAGTAAAGAAGGAGTGTCTTTTCGGGTTGTGTCCAAATTTGATTTCCCGTTATCGTCCAAGCAGGAAAGCAATAAAATTGGCACAAAAGGTTGTTGAGATCCCAAAAGGAGGAGCGTTTTCCAGTGTTTCATATACCACTCCCCCAGAGGATATATGGACAAGTAGTGTTGGGTACTACCAGGCTTTTGAATCAAGGTTATTAGTTGTCACTAAAATTATGAAGGAACTCACGGATTCTAACAACCACAGGATTGGGGTATATGGAATGGCTGGTGTTGGAAAGACCACACTCGTCAAAGAAATTGCTATGCGAGCAGAGGAGCAGAAGTTATTTAAAGTGGCCAAAGTTGAAGTGAGACAAGATACAGATTTGAACagaattcaaaaagaaattgctGAGAAGTTTGGTCTGGAGCTTAATGAAAATCTCACTATAGCAGGACGAGCGCGCCTTCTAACCGACTACattaagaaaaacaagaacGTTCTTGTAATTCTGGATGATGTTTGGGAAATGCTAGAGTTGGAAAAATTGGGACTTCCATTTGGGATATGTAAAGTTCTGTTAACTTCCAGAAGAAGAGATTTGTTATCCTCTGAGTTTGGCACGCAGAAAGAGTTCcttctcaaagttttaaaggaagaagaaagttgGAGTTTGTTTGAGAATATAGTAGCTGATGATGTTAAGGACCTTGATATTCGAGACACAGCAATTCAAGTATCCAAAAGATGTGCAGGATTGCCAATTTTAGTCGTGACACTTGCAAAAGCATTGAGAGGTAAAAGCCTGCACTCATGGAAGGATGCTTTGAGACTTCAAAAAATGTGTGAAGGAAAAGAGATACAAGAAAAAGCATACTCGGGCATTGAATGGAGTTACAATCATTTGGAAGGTGAGGAAGTAAAGTCATTGTTTTTGATCTTTGGTATGCTTGGGCAACACAACTTCTTTTACGACTTGTTGAAATATACAAAGGGAATGGATTTGAGTTTGTTTGAAGGCATCAATACAATGGAAGAAGCACACAGTAGATTGCATTCATTGGTTGATAAACTCAAAGACTCTTGTTTGTTGCTAGATACTGCAGATAGAGAATGGATCGAAATGCATGATCTTATACGTGATGTTGCTATAAAAATTGCATCTAGAGATCAGTGTTTCTTATCATTAGTAGATGGAGATGAATTCAATGATTGGCCAAACAAAGTATTCCTTGAAAAGTGCACCTTAATATCTTTCGATAGGATCAATATTCCTAAGCTTCCTGAACAGTTGGAATGCCCAAAGCTACAACTCTTCCAATTGTGTCCCACTAAAAAATTACTGCCAATTCCACATAACTTTTTTAAGGAGATGAAAGAACTCAAAGTTTTAGATTTAACCAAAATCTGTATGCAATCACTCCCTCCAtctattcattttttaaaaaatctgcaAACATTGTGTCTAGATCAGTGTGAATTGAGGAATATAGCCATGGTTGGTGAACTAAGGAGCTTGGAAATTCTTAGCTTTGTGGGATCCAAGTTTAAGCTGTTACCCAAAGAAATAGGCCAGTTGACTCGACTACGGGTATTGGATTTGAGAGTTTGCTCTCAACTTGAAGTGATTCATCCGAATGTTTTATCAAGCTTGACAAAATTAGAAGAATTGCGGATGAATAACAACTTCATCGAGTGGGAGATTGAAGATGTCAGTAATATCAGTGAAAGAAGCAATGCTAGCCTTTCAGAGCTAAAGCACTTGTCTAACCTGACCAGGTTAGATGCAAATGTTAAGGAGTTATCAATTAACTGTTTCTCTGAAAAGTTGGTAAATTTCAAGATATGTATTGGCGATGTTTGGAATTGGTTTGTAAAATATGAAACTTCAAATACGCTGAAGCTTAAGCTCTCTCAAACCAATCAATTGGACAAAGGTCTTCAAACACTGATGAAAAAGTCTGAAGAATTGTACTTGGATGTATTGGATGGAGCTACTGATATTGTTGATCAACTAGATGCGGATGGTTTTCCACGACTGAAATATCTCCACGTCCAAAATAATCCTGAAATTTTACAGATTGTGAACTGCTGGAGTTCTTCTCCTATTGCATTCCCCAACTTAGGGTCATTATCTCTATGCAACCTTGTGAGTTTGGAAAGTATATGCTCTGGCCAACTACCATGCGGGTCTTTTAAACACTTAACAAACATAGAAGTGAAAAAGTGTCCCAAATTGAAGAACCTATTTTCGTTTTCTACTGTCCTACACTTTCTGCAGCTTCAAGAAATAAAAGTGGTTGATTGCAACAACATGAAAGTGATTGTTGATAAAAAGGAAGAACATTTTGAGGCTCAAGTAAATGATTGCATTGAATATTTTCAATTACAATCTTTAACACTGCAAAGTCTACCAAACTTTACTTGTTTTGTctcaaataataatagaaatatcacAAGATTCAAAGAGATCATTCCGAATGATGAGACCGCTGATGCCATGGAACTTTTCAATCATAAG GTTGCGTTCCCCAAGCTTGTTGAAAACTTAACGAGTTTGATCGTGGATGGCTGTGGTGGTTTAAGATTCTTGTCCTCGTTTTCCATGGCAATAAACTTTGTGCAACTCAAAAAGCTTCGGATATGCAGATGCCAAAATATGGTGGAGATAATATCAACAGAAGAATATAATGGCATTGAAGAAAAGATATTGGATAATACGTTTCCCAAACTAGAATCTCTGGAGCTCGACACTCTTGCAAACTTGGAAACATTCTGCTCATCAGCAACTTATCTCAAATTTTCATGTTTGAATTCCTTGATTATAAAGGACTGCACAAAGCTGGGGCCATTTATCCTCGACCGCATGAGCAAAAGTATTAGAGATGCTTCTGTTCACTATTTGTTTGACGAAAag GTTGGTtttccttgcttggaggaatTGGTTATCAAAGGCCTGCATAAATTGACGACCTTATGGCACACGCAACTTGATCCAAATTCATTTTGCAAACTCAGAGAAATCTTTGTTGAGGATTGCCAAAGTTTAATACATGTTCTCGTGCCCCGTATACTAAAAAGATTGGAAAGTAGTGTACAGGTTTTAAATATAAGGAATTGTGATTCATTGGAAGCGGTATTTAATGTCAAAGAAACAGATGATGCACTATTATCGCCTCAGTTGGCATTAATTTTCAGCTGTCGAAATCCTTGTGAAGTTCAAATAGTCAATTGTAGAAGTCTGAAAAATGTATTCCCAGCCTTCATTGCCAGACATAGAAATCTTGAGAAGCTGCAGAAGTTGAAGATTCAGAATTGTGAGATGTTGGAGCAAATCGTTGGTGAAGAAGTGGGAGTAGAAGGAGAAGCAATCACGCCTAAGTTTGTATTTCCAAGTGCAAAGTATGTATTCCTCTACAATCTGCCACAGCTCAGGAGTTTCTATCCGGGGATTCATACTTCCAAGTGGCCGTCACTCATTCACTTTGGGGTATATAAGTGTGACAAACTAGAGATGCTGGCTGCGGAATCTTCATGTTTTCAGCGACATCATCAATTGGATATGCCAACCTATAATCAAGTATTCTTTTTATACGAAAAG GATTCGTTCTCCAATTTGGAAGCCCTAGTATTGGATATAAAGGAGACATCGTGTGGTTCACTCCCAGTAGTAGACTTCTTCAAAATAAAGTATCTTGTCCTTTACTACCAACACATTACATCGGCTGTTCCTCCGTCTGTTTTATTTCGGAAATGTCGCAATCTTGAAACACTTGATGTGAACGatggaaattttgaagaaatataTATCCACGAAGGATCTTTGGATGGGGAGAAACATCTAGATGGGACTCTGACAAGCTTAAAACATCTCAAGATTTTTGGAATGAACAAGCTGAAGCATGTATGGAAAGACAACTCCCATCTTGCAGGACCAGTTTTCCCTAATTTGGAAACTCTAGCAGTGGATGACTGCCCAAGACTAAAGAATATAGTTTCACCTGCTATATCCTTCCGTAATATTGTGGAATTGCAAGTAACCAACTGCGATGGAATGAAGCATTTGATCACATATTCAGTGGCTAAAAGCGTCATCAATCTTAAAAAAATGACAGTCCAAAACTGTCAAAGAATGATAGAAATTGTTGCAAGTGATGACGACCAAGGGGATGgagaaaatgaaattacttTTAGTCGGTTGGAATATTTGGAACTTTCTGACCTACCAAATCTGAAGGGCTTTTGCTCTCGGAATTACAATGTCATATTCCCATTCTTTATGACCGTATCAGTGTCACGCTGCATAAAGATGAAGATTTCTTTTGATGGAGTACTTCTAAATGATTCAAAACGAGAAAAAGttcaaataatagaaaatgAAGGTAATGATGATGACAACAACGATGATAACTGTCgtggtagtggtggtggtgatgatcATAACAGtgacaatgatgatgatgatgataatgctaC TATATCATGTATGATGAACGAGAAGAAATAA